A genomic region of Chryseobacterium sp. KACC 21268 contains the following coding sequences:
- a CDS encoding dialkylresorcinol condensing enzyme DarA, with amino-acid sequence MQKNILVIYYSQTGQLEDIAKNIAHPFENNADYNVIYYNIRLKKDFPFPWPSDVFFNTFPESYLQIPSEIYPPYDEVLNTKFDLILFAYQVWYLTPSIPIISFLKSGFAEQIMKDTPIVTISGTRNMWMLSQEKLKVYLKNMNAKLVGNIALVDRHDNYTSVLTILRWMTTGQKEKSGMLPSAGVSDEEINGAGKYGEIIKGYLDKGDFANLQPDLVKNGAVEIRPFLVRVEKVGNKIFTVWSNLIIKKKEKRPLLIKFFKVYLMTAIWVISPIVLVPHILLTPILWFKRKKQREYLQGINLK; translated from the coding sequence ATGCAGAAAAACATACTTGTCATATACTATTCTCAAACCGGACAATTGGAAGATATTGCAAAAAATATCGCCCATCCGTTTGAGAACAATGCAGATTACAACGTCATCTACTACAACATCCGACTCAAAAAGGATTTTCCTTTCCCTTGGCCAAGTGATGTTTTTTTCAACACTTTCCCAGAATCTTACCTTCAAATCCCAAGCGAAATCTATCCGCCTTACGATGAGGTTTTGAACACCAAATTCGATTTGATTTTGTTCGCTTATCAGGTTTGGTATCTCACGCCGTCAATCCCAATCATTTCATTTTTGAAAAGTGGATTTGCCGAGCAGATTATGAAAGACACGCCAATCGTTACCATCTCCGGAACGCGAAATATGTGGATGCTTTCCCAGGAAAAATTGAAAGTCTATTTGAAGAATATGAACGCCAAATTGGTTGGAAACATCGCATTGGTCGATAGACACGACAATTACACCAGCGTTCTTACCATTTTGCGATGGATGACCACTGGACAAAAAGAAAAATCTGGAATGTTGCCTTCCGCCGGCGTTTCAGACGAGGAAATCAATGGTGCAGGGAAATATGGCGAAATCATCAAAGGATATTTGGACAAAGGCGATTTTGCCAATCTTCAGCCCGATTTAGTGAAAAATGGCGCGGTGGAAATCCGTCCTTTTCTGGTTCGGGTAGAGAAAGTTGGCAATAAAATTTTCACTGTTTGGAGTAATCTGATTATCAAGAAAAAAGAAAAACGCCCTTTGCTGATTAAATTCTTTAAGGTATATTTGATGACAGCAATCTGGGTGATTTCGCCAATCGTATTGGTGCCACACATCCTATTGACGCCTATTTTGTGGTTCAAAAGAAAGAAACAAAGAGAATATTTACAAGGAATAAATTTAAAATAA
- a CDS encoding beta-ketoacyl-ACP synthase III, which produces MSNVYITKSSTYLPNDPISNDEMENYLGLVNDKPSKARALILRNNQIKTRYYALDTNSKPTHSNAEITAKAIEGLFDDKFTKEDMELLSCGTTSADQIQPSHASMVHGELNIGKSVEINTSMGLCNSGMNALNYGFLSVKADVKNNAVCVGSERFSSWMTADKFNHEAENLKLLEERPIVAFKREFLRWMLSDGAGAFLLENKPRENETSLRIEWIDFYSYAHEIEACMYSGCEKQEDGSLKSWAEYPAEEWLNQSIFALKQDTKILDKYILVKGAESLRTSFDKHQLDPETVDHVLAHISSGYFKDGLKEEFANVGLDFPWEKWFYNLSEVGNIGAGSIFIAVEQLMNSGKLKKGEKILLCVPESGRFAYSCALLTVC; this is translated from the coding sequence ATGAGTAACGTATATATCACCAAGTCCTCCACGTACTTACCAAATGACCCGATTTCTAACGACGAAATGGAAAACTACTTAGGATTGGTAAACGATAAACCATCCAAAGCCAGAGCATTGATTTTGAGAAACAATCAAATCAAAACAAGATATTACGCTTTAGACACCAACTCCAAACCGACACATTCCAACGCAGAAATCACGGCAAAAGCGATTGAAGGTTTGTTTGATGACAAATTCACAAAAGAAGATATGGAACTTTTGTCTTGCGGAACGACTTCTGCTGACCAAATCCAGCCGTCGCACGCCTCAATGGTTCACGGTGAGTTGAACATTGGAAAATCTGTGGAAATCAACACGTCTATGGGACTTTGCAACTCCGGAATGAACGCTTTGAACTACGGTTTCCTATCCGTAAAAGCAGATGTGAAAAACAACGCAGTTTGCGTAGGTTCCGAAAGATTTTCTTCTTGGATGACGGCGGACAAGTTCAACCACGAGGCAGAAAATTTGAAACTTTTGGAAGAAAGACCAATCGTAGCCTTCAAAAGAGAATTCCTAAGATGGATGTTGTCTGACGGCGCTGGCGCATTCTTGTTGGAAAACAAACCAAGAGAAAACGAAACGTCTTTGAGAATCGAATGGATTGATTTCTACTCTTATGCGCACGAAATCGAAGCTTGTATGTACTCCGGTTGCGAAAAACAGGAAGACGGAAGCCTGAAATCCTGGGCAGAATATCCAGCGGAAGAATGGTTGAACCAATCGATTTTCGCTTTGAAGCAAGACACAAAAATCCTTGACAAATATATTTTGGTAAAAGGTGCAGAAAGTTTGAGAACATCTTTCGACAAACATCAGTTGGACCCGGAAACTGTGGACCACGTTTTGGCGCACATCTCTTCTGGTTACTTCAAAGATGGATTGAAGGAGGAATTCGCCAATGTTGGATTGGATTTCCCTTGGGAAAAATGGTTCTACAATCTTTCCGAAGTTGGGAATATCGGTGCCGGTTCTATCTTCATCGCTGTTGAACAATTGATGAATTCTGGCAAATTGAAGAAAGGTGAAAAAATCCTTCTTTGCGTTCCAGAAAGTGGAAGATTCGCTTACTCTTGTGCACTATTGACGGTTTGCTAA
- a CDS encoding ABC transporter permease — translation MELKADNLINIHNFLPHRKPMLMADYILELTPETVITSFEIKTDNIFVLNNEFVEAGLIENVAQTCSSILGQSFFKGPDVETKVIGFITNIKKIEIFALPKVGDNIISKASLISQYENICNIFCETFINDKLLIRAEINLFIQELKN, via the coding sequence ATGGAACTGAAGGCCGACAACTTAATCAACATCCACAATTTTCTTCCCCATCGCAAACCAATGCTGATGGCGGATTACATTTTGGAATTGACGCCTGAAACCGTCATCACTTCTTTTGAAATCAAGACTGATAATATTTTTGTTTTAAATAATGAATTTGTTGAAGCTGGATTGATAGAAAATGTGGCGCAAACCTGTTCATCGATTCTTGGACAAAGTTTTTTCAAAGGTCCGGATGTGGAAACCAAAGTCATCGGTTTTATCACCAATATCAAAAAAATAGAGATTTTTGCGTTGCCAAAAGTGGGCGACAATATTATTTCCAAAGCTTCTCTGATTTCTCAGTACGAGAACATTTGCAACATTTTCTGCGAGACATTCATTAATGACAAATTACTCATCCGAGCAGAAATCAATTTGTTTATTCAGGAATTGAAAAATTAA
- a CDS encoding BtrH N-terminal domain-containing protein produces the protein MKITFEHHQTAHCENGVASNLLLNKGLKLSEPMIFGIGSGLFFVYLPFLKVNFAPGFSYRPMPGAIFSKAAKRLGIKIKRIKFSNPKEAQAALEKNLEQNIPTGLQVGVFNLTYFPEEYKFHFNAHNLVVYGKEDGKFLISDPVMDFATTLTEAELEKVRYAKGALAPKGHMYFPTHIPENVHLEEAIKKGIKDTCKNMLAPVPIIGVKAMRWVAKSIPKWAEKKGTKVTNHYLGQLIRMQEEIGTGGGGFRFIYGAFLQEASVILKNDELKELSKEITTIGDLWRDFAVDIARVYKNRNSKSDIYNQLSKSMLHIADLEEAFYKKLRKAI, from the coding sequence ATGAAGATCACTTTCGAACACCACCAGACAGCCCACTGCGAAAACGGTGTTGCCTCCAATCTATTACTCAACAAAGGATTAAAACTCAGCGAACCTATGATTTTCGGAATCGGTTCCGGATTGTTTTTCGTGTATTTGCCTTTTCTAAAAGTGAATTTTGCGCCGGGTTTCAGTTACCGACCAATGCCTGGAGCTATTTTCAGCAAAGCGGCAAAAAGACTGGGCATCAAAATAAAAAGAATAAAATTTTCAAATCCTAAGGAAGCTCAGGCTGCTTTGGAGAAAAATTTAGAACAAAATATCCCGACTGGTTTACAAGTTGGTGTTTTCAACTTGACTTATTTTCCTGAAGAATATAAATTTCATTTCAACGCCCACAACTTAGTGGTTTACGGAAAGGAAGACGGAAAATTCCTCATCAGCGACCCTGTAATGGATTTCGCAACAACGCTGACCGAAGCTGAACTTGAAAAAGTTCGTTATGCCAAAGGTGCACTCGCTCCAAAAGGTCATATGTACTTCCCGACACACATTCCTGAGAATGTTCATCTGGAAGAAGCCATCAAAAAAGGAATTAAAGACACCTGCAAAAATATGCTCGCTCCTGTTCCGATTATCGGAGTAAAAGCAATGCGTTGGGTGGCGAAAAGCATCCCGAAATGGGCAGAGAAAAAAGGCACAAAAGTGACCAACCATTATCTCGGACAGTTGATTAGAATGCAGGAGGAAATCGGTACCGGCGGTGGCGGATTCAGGTTTATTTATGGCGCTTTTTTACAGGAAGCCTCAGTGATTCTTAAAAATGACGAGTTGAAAGAATTATCTAAAGAAATTACTACAATCGGTGACCTTTGGAGAGACTTTGCCGTGGATATTGCAAGGGTTTACAAAAACAGAAACTCGAAAAGCGATATTTATAATCAGCTTTCAAAATCGATGTTGCATATTGCAGATTTGGAGGAGGCGTTTTACAAGAAATTGAGAAAAGCGATTTAA